GACGAACGATGTTCATCGAAACATAGTAGTAGATTGGCAAGATTGGCGCTTCGTCCATCAGAATCTGCTCGGCCTCGCTCAGCATCTCAAGTCGTTTCGCGGGATCGGGCTCGGATTGTGCGTCGTGGATGAGCTGATCATACTCAGCGTTGCTCCAGCCTGTCTGGTTGTTTTCGCCATCGGTCACAAACATATCGAGAAAAGTATTGGGATCGGGGTAGTCGGCGGTCCAGGCAGCGCGACTTAGATCAAATTCTAAGTTTTTCTGCGAAGCGAGATAGACGCTCCATTCCAGATTGCGCAGCTCAACATCAATCTGCAGATTCTTCTTCAACTGCTGTTGGATCACCGATGCGATGTCTTTGTGCGCTTCGTGGGTATTGTAGAGAATCTGGATCTTGGGGAAGCCTTTGCCGTCCGGAAAGCCTGCTTCCGCAAGCAAACGTCGCGCTTCCTTCGGATCATATTGGCCAGTATGGCCGCCAGCATATCCCGGCAGACCAGTTGGAACTAAGCTGTCGGCAGGAACCTGTCCGGCGCGGGTGATGTATTTGACGATTTCTTCTTTGTCAATCGCCAGATTCAAAGCGCGGCGGACCGACGGATTATCCAGCGGCGGGCGAGTCGTGTTCACTCGGTAAAAGTACGTCGTCAACATCGGCGAGATTCGCAAGTCAGGAAGTGAACCTTCATCGCGAGCGGCGTCTCGTTCTTGCAGTTTCTCTAGAGCGGGAATCGGGATGCTCGTTTCCCAGTCGATTTGGCCATTCATGTACATGTTCAACATCGTCGTGTCGGACTGCACCGCCAACGCGTCGATAATGTTCAGTTTCACATTTTCCGCATCCCAATATTTGGGGTTCTTTCGAAGGCGGATCCGATCACGTATGCGGCGGAATTCGAGCGTGAATGGGCCATTGGAGACGATGTTTTCCGGCTTGGTCCACCTGGGATAGCCATAGGTTTCGATGCAAGTTCGGTTGACCGGGTGCATCGGATAAAAGGCGACCAGATCAAGGAAATAAGGAGTTGGATTGGCGAGAGTAACGACCAGCGTATGATCGTCCGTCGCTTTGATGCCGACTTCGTCCCAGTGAACCGTCAGGAAGTTGACTTGCTGGACGTCAGGCACATCCTTCAGAATCTTCTTAAGAACGACGTTTTCTTCCGAGAGTTTGACGAACGTTTGCGTTTCGCCGTCAGCATCCCAATCGATTTCGCCGTCCTTGGTCGGTTGCACGTTCACGACGAAGTACTTGCCGGTTTTGGCGTTTTCGTCTTCACCGACCGTTACTACGTTGATCTCTTGGAGAATGCCTGAGCGAATGGTCCCGCGAGGATAATGTTGTTCGGAATTGCCATCGATCGCCGGCGACATTTTAGGGCCCGAACGGTCCGCCATCTCGATCTCGACCCGATCGCCGACTTCGACCTTGGATAACGAGTATTTCTCCGCGTTTTTCACATACCACAATTGGTAGGCGTATTCCGAGGGAAGTTGTGGGTGAAGAAAACGCTGCCAACTAAAGACCCAGTCGTGGGCGGTAACCGGTTCGCCATTGGTCCAAACCGAGTCCTCCCGAATGTGGAAGGTATAAGTCAACTTGTCATCCGACAACTCGTAAGACGTCGCCTGTCCTGGGGCCGTGATCATGGTGGTCGGATCAGCCGGATCGGGGAGTCGCTGATAGAGTCCCTCAAACAGGGCCTCTATCACCCGTCCTTCCGGAACTCCAGTTACCATCTTCGGGTCAACCGACTTCACTTCGGTCCCATTGGCGAACGTAAAATCGGCCGGCGGGAGGTCGCTGAACTGGAGCACGGTCGCCAGCGCGATCGCCGTCAGGCCCAGCAAAGCGAGTGGAAGGAGATAGCGCAGCGGGAATTTCATGATTTTGCGCAAACATTTGATAGTGCGGATACGACGACCTAATGTCTGAATGTAGGCGGCGGGCCGATGGAACTCAACCTGTTTTCCCCATGATGGTTAGGTAGTTTGGCCCTTTTTGTTGCTGTGGCAGTTTTTTCTCCACAAGAGTTTTTTTGTTTTCGGGTTCCCGTGGAGTTTCAATATCTAAGCTATTCCGTTTTCACATGAACATTCTTAGAATGCGAAACGTACTCACATCAATTCGGGCGCAAGGCATTTGTTAGTCTTCTAGCTAGGAAGACAATTTTTTTGCTTGCTTGTCGACGCGAAGGAAATCGTTTCGACGAGATGGGACAGCTTTTGCGGATTTTGTTTTAGTCGGACCGCAGGAGTACTGATACGCAAGCGCGCTTCGTTGGAACCTTGTTGCGCCGCGCGAATGAGTCGCGATTTCTCATTCGCCAATTCCCGGCGTCACATCTGCCGCGTTTTGCTTACGCATCCTGCTGTTCGATGCACACGGTTTACGACCATCGTATCCCCGTGCGCGGTAGATGTATCACACAAGGAACTCAGCACATGACGCTAGCGCAAGACTACGCGTACAGCTCGCTATCGGACCGCCCCGCCACCCCGCGAACCTTTCCGCCGAACGAGAACGGAAGCGTCTCGGCCGAAACAGCGCCTGCTCCGGCTCCGGCGCCAACTGGCCCCGATCCGCTGAATGACGGAACGGCCAAAGATCTCGTTCAACTCTTCAAACTATTGGCGGACGAAACCCGCTTGCGGATTCTCTGCTTCCTGCTGCAAGAGAAAGAATTGAATGTTCGCACCCTGTGCGAATTGCTCGGCCAAAGCCAACCGGCCGTCAGTCACCACTTGGCGCTGATGCGGGTAGCGGGACTGGTCGATTCGCGCCGTGACGGCAAGCACAACTTCTATCGTATTTTGCCCGACCGCGTCGGCGAACTGTTGGAGCTGTTGTTCCAGCAAACTCCTGGCGTCGCCAATAGCGAACTCCGCGTGCAAGAACACTGCGTACGCTACTTTACCGTATCGCAGTAGGTCGGTTTGACTCGCCACTAGCTGCCTGTTGAAAAATGCCATCGTGGCATTTTCCAACCTCGCCAGTCTCAGAGCATAGCTCTTCGCGGCTCGCAAAATAACGACTTACGTCGTTATTTTGGGATCGCGTCCGTGCGATCACGCAGTCCGTCGAGAAAATCAACGGACTGCTAGCAGCCAAAGTCGGAGAGGCTGGCCGCGGTCGATTTAACGATGGTTCGCGGCCAGCAACTCGACGACGAGGCTCTCGACGTCGGCATAAGTGAACGCGTCCTCTTCGGAGGAGACGCTGGAATTGTCAAAGCGTTTGGCGAGCGTGCCATCCTGGGCGTAAACATAAACCGCTGGCGGCGAGCCGAGTTTCAACTTCTCGAGCATCGTATCGACGTCGTCGCCGGCGAGGACGTTATCAAACGTCGCGCCGAACTTCTCCAGGAACGGTTTGACTTGCGGGATGTAGTCGGCGGCCGGTTTGTTCGGCAAGCCGATATAGTCCAGGCTGACGCTCACGCAGACGACTCCTTGGTCGGCGTATTGGCGGTCGAGATCGACCAGCCCGGGGAATTCTTTCAAGCACGGGGGGCAATCGGTCGCCCAGTAGTCGACCACCACCACCTTGCCCCGCTGGCTCTCGACCAGCATCCGGATCCCCTCGTAGTCCAGAACGCGGACGGTCACTTCTTTCGGCGGCGCTGCCGCCGCCGGCTTCGGCGCGACGGTCGCTTCGCCCGTATCGGATGGCCCCGGCGCACTTGGCTTTGCACAGCCGACGGCAAGCAAACCAGGGAGCATGACCGCCAGCGCGATGTGTCGTAGAGGTTTCACAGGCAGATCCTTCGCTATCTTTTCGGGATGGGTGGGTGACACTAGCATAAGGAATTCTCGATTATCGCCCAACTCACCCGATGCAAATGTCTGATTTCGAACATCTCCGGCATAAACCTCCCACGGCCCTCGACGAACCGCGACAGTTGATCGTCGCCTGCTGCCAATTGCGGAGCAACGTCAATCTGTCACGGATTGTGCGAACCGCGTCGTGCTGCGCCGTCTCGCGGGTGATCGTCACCGGCAACATGAAGATCGATCCGAAAATCGCCCGGGATGGCGCCGAGCAATTGCCGATTTCACGACATCGCTCGTTGCCGCCGGTGCTGCGCGATTTGAAGAAAGAAGGATATCGCCTGGTCGGGCTTGAGCAAACAACCAACTCGGTCGACATTCACCACTTCTCATTCGTGCGGAACACGGTGCTGGTGATCGGCAACGAACGGCAAGGCACGCCCGACGACGTGCTGCGGCTGCTGGACGACGTGGTGGAGATCCCGGTTTACGGCATGCCCTATAGCTTTAACGTGGCGACCGCAACCTCGATGGCGCTGTACGAGTTTTGCCGTCAGTTTCCGACTGGCTAGTACGCGTTTCGTCGTCTTCAATTTGTAGGTTGGGTGCAGCGCAGCGCTGGCCCAACGATGCGGTCGCAAGCGAATCACATTTCTTGATCGGATGAGAACTGATCGCGATTGCTCCAACGCCCCAACATTTCTTTCTTGCGATTTCGTGGGGCGAAGACATGCTCTTCTCGCGAAGACGCGATAAGAACATGGCGCCAGGTATTCGGCCGTAAAAGCATGCCACCAAGCTTTACGCCCCTTGCATTACCTTGGCCGCTTCCTGGCACAGCTCTTCGGTCCGGTCGATGTTCGGGCTTTCGGCGATGATTCGGACGATCGGTTCGGTGTTGCTGCCGCGGATCAATAGCCAGGCGTCTTCCCAGGCAAACCGCAGTCCATCCAAGCGGCTTGCGTCCACGGTGGAGAAGTGGGCGACCAGCTTGTCGAGCGACCCGGCCAGTTGCTCGCGATCGAGCGGCATCGTCGTTTTGAGGATCTCAAACCGCGGGATCGAATCGGTTAGCGTTCCGACCGTCTTGCTAGTGGCCGCCATCGTGTCGAGGATCAGCGCCATACCGACAAAGCTGTCGCGAATATAGCCGACGCGTGGATCAATTGGCCCGCCGTTTCCTTCCCCGCCAAAGACCGCCCCTTGGGCGATCATCATGTCGGTCACGTTCGCTTCGCCAACGGCCGAGCGAAAGATCGGGGCGCCATGCTTCTTAGCGATCGCTTCATTCATCAAACTGGTGGCGCAATTGATCACCACCGGGCCTGGGCGACTGGTCAGGACATGATTTAGGCAAAGTGCGACCGTGTACTCTTCGCCGATGTAGCGCCCGGCCGAATCGATAATCGCCAGGCGGTCGGCGTCGGGGTCTTGGCAAAAGCCGATGTCGGCGCCCGACTCGACGACTTTAGCGCGAACGCCTTGCAGGTTGGCCTCGGTCGGCTCTGGGGTATGCAGAAAATTGCCGCTGGCCTGATCGCCGAGGATTTCAAACTCACAGCCGAGCGCTTCGAGAAGCTTTCGCCCCAGCAAACTGCCAGCCCCTTCATTGGAATCGAGCAAGACGCGGAAGTTCCGCTTGCGAATCGTGTCGACATCCACGATGGCGAGCACTTTTTCGAGATGCGCCGAAAGCGTATCGTCGCACGGCGAAGTGGCGCCTAGCTTCTCGTGCGGGGCCCAAGCGGCGGCGCCGCTGCGGTAGGCTTCCAGCACCCGTTCCCCTTGGTTGGCCGGAATAACGCGGCCGTCCTGCCCCATCAGTTTGATGCCGTTGTACTGCGGCGGATTGTGACTGGCCGAGATCTGCACCGCGCCGCCGCAGCCATATTGGCGGGTCAAGACGCCCACCGTCGGCGTCGCGGCGATATCGGCCTGGATGACGTCTCGGCCGCAAAAGTTGAGCGTGCCGGCGATCAGCTCGGCCAACGGTTTGCCGCTCGGGCGTCCATCGCGGGCAATCAAAATCGGGCCCGGGGCCGCCTGTTGAGCAAAGGCGGCGACATATTTGACCGCAATCTCTGGGGTGAGCGATTCCCCCACCACGCCCCGCAAACCGGAAACGCTGATGATCGGGTCCTTCACGGTTTCTTCCTTGTTGATGGTACGGTCGCGAAAAGGGGCGGCTGTGCGTTCCCGTTCAATGTCCCCGCAGACGCGCAATCAAGTCAAGGGCGAACTGTCGATGCCCGATTGATGCTTCTTTACCGTCCCCCGTAAAATTGGGGTCAGAAAATACAGCCGTACTGCTTGAAGGAGCACTGATGTCGAGCGAAGTCGATTCGTTGTTGAGCCAGGTTCAAGGCGCCGTCGCCGCCGAAAAAGTCACCGCCAGTGCGGCGGAAAACATCCAGATCTGGCTCACCCAACCCCGTTACGCGGCTTACGCTTCGCAAGTCGCCGATCTGATCAAGGATGAAAAGTGGCAGGCCCTTGATGACGCGTTCTGGACGGTGATTCCCTTCGGCACCGGTGGTCGTCGCGGTCGGATGAACCCGGTCGGCTCGAACGCAATCAACGAACGGACCATCGGCGAAAGCGCCCAAGGTCTCGCTTCGTACGTCAAAGAGACGGTCGAAGGTCCGTTGTCGTGCGGCATCGCCTACGACACCCGGCATCGGTCGCGGGAATTCGCCGAGTTGTGTGCCCGGATCATGGTCGCCAACGGCATCAAGGTCTATTTTCTGGACGACTACCGCAGCACGCCGGAACTGTCGTTCCTGGTTCGCTACAAGAAGTGCAGTTGCGGCATCATGGTGACCGCCAGCCACAACCCGCCCAGCGACAACGCCGTGAAGGTTTATTGGTCGACCGGCGGTCAGGTTCTACCGCCGCACGACAAGGCGATCATCGACCGGGTGATGAACGTCGAAGCGCTGCCGCTGGAGGTGGTCTTTGACGAGGCGGTGGCGAAGGGGGATGTTGAGATCTGCACGGCTGAAGTCGACTCGGCGTTTATCGACGTCGTGAAGGCTCAAAAGTTCGCCGGCCCGCGCGACTTGAAGCTGATCTACTCGCCGCTGCATGGCGTCGGCGCTTCGGCGGTGATCCCGGCCCTGGAAGCGGACGGCTTTACCGACATCGAGGTCTACGGTCCGCACGCCGAACCGGACGGCGATTTTCCGAACGTGCCGGGGCATGTATCCAATCCAGAAAACCCGGTGGTTTTCGATGCGATCATTGACCGAGCCAAGCAGGTTGGCGCCGAATTCGTCATGGCGACCGACCCTGACTGCGATCGCGTCGGCTGCGCGGCGCCGGTGACTTCCGACCTGCAGGGAGAGTGGCGTACCTTCAACGGCAACCAGATTGGCGCCTTGCTGTGCGATTACGTCCTGAGCAAGAAGAAAGCTGGCGGCTCGGTCGCGGCCGACAGCTATGTGATCAAGACGCTGGTGACGACCGAAATGGTTCGCCGCATTGCCGACAGCTACGGCGTGAAGACTCACGGCAACCTGCTGGTCGGCTTCAAGTACATCGGCGGCACGATGGACGAAGTCGGGCCCGACAATTTCCTATTCGGCTGCGAAGAGTCGCACGGTTACTTGGTTGGGCAGTACGCTCGCGACAAAGACGCGGCTGTGGCGTCGATGCTGCTGGCTGAACTGGCGGCCGATTGTAAGGCGAACGGCCAGACGTTGCACGAGCGGCTGGAGTCGCTCTGGTGGCAGCATGGCTACCATGCAGAGCACCTGCTGAACCAGAAGATGGAAGGTTCCGAGGGGATGGCCAACATGAAAAAGCTGATGGCCAAATTCCGCGAACAGCCGCCACGGTCGCTGGCCGGGCTGAAGCTGGAGCGCGTCCGCGACTACAAGAATGACGTGATCGTCACCCCCGATGGCGAAAAATCGCCTCTCGGCGGACCTGCGGGAGACATGGTGATCCTCGACCTGGAGGAAGGGAACTATGTGGCGGTTCGTCCGTCCGGGACCGAGCCGAAGGTGAAGTTCTACATGTTCACCTTCGTCGAGCCGGAACAACTGTCCTTGCTCGACATGGCGAAAGAAGCGATGGCCGAGCGGATCGCCGCCCTGGAAAGCGAGCTGAAAGCGTTCGCTGCGGCGACATAGCCGATCCTGCCCTGCCCGAATTCAGTCGACGCTCTACAATGAGGGAGAATTTTTTCTCCCTCATTTTTTGTGCGCATGACCGACTCCGCCGAAGCCCCGAATCCGCCAGAGAACCGCTCGACCGAGGGGAAGCCGCAAGAGCATGTCCCCTTTACGTTGACGGCCGACAAGGTTCGCAAGTTTCCGACCACGCCTGGCGTTTACCTGATGAAGGATATCCAGGGCCGGGTGATCTACGTCGGCAAGGCGAAGAACCTGCGCAGCCGCGCCGGCAGCTATTTCAACGCCGAAGCGGCGTCCGATATTCGAACCGGCTATTGGGTGGGAGAGATCGCCGACGCCGATTTTGTGGAGACCGACAGCGAGGTCGACGCCCTGCTGATGGAAGCTCGGTTGGTGAAAGACATCCAGCCCAAATACAACAAAGATCTGAAGGACGACAAGTCGTTCCCGTACCTGATGATCACGCAGCGGGAAGACTTTCCGCGGGTCGAGTTTACCCGCGAGCCGCAAGAGAAAAACGCCAAACTGTACGGGCCTTTCGCCAGCGCCGGGGCGCTGCGAGGCGCCATCCAAGTGCTGCAGCGGATCTTCAAGTTTCGGACCTGCAGTCTGGACATTGACGAAAACGACGAGCGCTGGAAGTGGTTCCGCCCCTGTCTGTTGGCGAGCATCAACCAGTGCACCGCGCCCTGCAATTTGCGAATTACCAAAGAGGAGTATCGCAAAGACATCCGCCGGCTGCAGATGTTCTTGGAAGGAAGCCGCGATCGGCTGCTGAAGCAACTGCGGGAAGAGATGTTGGAGGCCTCCAAGACGCTGCAGTTTGAGAAAGCGGCGAAGCTGCGCGACGAGATCGACATGCTCGAGCGGCTCGACGAGCGGGGCGAGCTAGAAACGCACGCCCAGCCCGAGGTTTTTTACATCGATCCGAAAAAAGGACTTGCCGGTTTGCGGAAAGTGCTGCAACTGCCGACCACGCCGCGGTCGATCGAAGGGGTCGACATCGCCCACTTGCAGGGCGGGGAAACGGTCGCCAGTCTGGTGCAGTTTTTGGATGGCTTGCCGTTTAAGCCCGGTTATCGCCGTTACAAGATCAAGAGCGTCAAAGGAGTCGACGACTTTCGCAGCATCCACGAAGTGGTCGCGCGGCGGTTCAAGAAACTACACGCCGAAGGAGAGGTTTTTCCCGATATCCTGTTGATCGACGGCGGCAAGGGGCAACTGAACGCCGCGCTGGCCGCCTTTCGCGATTTGCAGATCGAACCGCCCACCTTGGTTTCGCTCGCCAAGAAGGAGGAAGAGATCTTCCGCCCCGGCCAGGCCGAGCCGCTACGTCTTAGCCGCCACGCGTTTGCGCTGCGGCTGCTGCAATATGTGCGTGACGAGGCGCACCGCTTTGCGCAGCACTACCACCACATATTGCGTAGCAAGAGCACGTTTGGCGAATAACTGGCTGGGAAGCGGTCGCGCTTAGCAGTCCGTTGATTTTCTCAACGGGCTGCGTGATCGCAGGGATGCGATCCCAAAATAGCGACGGAAGTCGTTATTTTGCGAGCCGCGAAGAGCTATGCTCTGAGCCTGGCGAGGTTGGAAAATGCCACGAGGGCATTTTTCAACAGGCAGTTAGTGAGCGTGACCGTGCTCGATCTCTTCGGGCGTCGCTTCGCGAACGTCGCGGACGACGACGTCAAAATGAAGCGTCATGCCGGCCAGGGGGTGATTACGATCGACAATGGCGACGCCATCCCCCATCTTGGTCACGACGGCGGCGAATTCTCCTTCGTCTTCCGTTTCCAGGACCAATTCCATGCCGACCTGGACCTGGCTCGGATCTTCAAAGGCGTCGAGGTCGATTTCCATGACGTCGTCTTCGTCATACTCGCCGTAGCCTTGATCAGGCGGAACGACAATTTGGAAGATGTCCCCCTTTTTCTTGCCGTCTAGCGCCGACTCCATGCCGGGAATCAGCGCGCCGATTCCGTGCAGGTAGACTAGCGGATCGCCGCCGCTAGAGGTGTCGATCAGTTCGCCGTCGTCGTCTTTCAAGGTGTAGTCGATGGTGACGACCGAATGTTTGCCAATTTTCATCTTGCAGCCCTAGTGAGAGAAAGATTGCCTGTAGTCTAAGTTCCCAGGGCCTGTCTAGCTAGTTGCAAAAGTGGGGGAACGACTAATTGCCGTTTTTCCGCTAGATTCGCGATTTGCGGGTTGTTCAGGCTGTTCGTAGGGGCTTGCGAAAAGATTGTCGAAATGACAGCACTTCTCTTTTCCGTTTGCGGCGACGGAATCGATAACAAAAGGGCGGCAAACACGGAAAGAGAACGCAATTTCGCCACGGAGGAAATCTATGTCTACTCGTTCAAAATATCACGATTCCAACGCTCATAACGCTTCTGGCGATGAACGATCTGGACTCGTCACCTGCGCCCTGGTTCTGCTCGGCATCGCCGCCGGCGCCGCGGGCGGAATGTTCTTCGCTCAGCGCGACTTTCATCGTGAGATCGCCACGTTGAAGGCCGAAGTGGCTGAGTCGCGGCATGACATTCAAGTCTTGACCGGATACGCAGACGACGCCGGCCGAACCAATTCGCTGCTGAGCCAACTTCGCCGTCAACGCACCTCGCTGGCCGAAAACCAACTGCTGGCCGGCGAACTGGAGCACACGCTCGCCAAGGTCGAAGCGGCGGCGCTGCGAATCGACGACGCAAAGGCGGTGTTGGCCCGCATGGAAGACCTGCAAGAGCAAATCGTCAACCAACAGTGCCTGGCCAGCGAACTGGCGGCCGCCCTCGATCAGCAGAAAACGGTCCAGTACCAGCTGATCGACTTGGCGACCGACCATGATTCGGCCAAGCATTCGCTTGACGCGCTCGCCAGCAACCAGTCGCGAATGCAGGAAATCGCCGATTCGCTCGAAGAAAACGAGCTGACGGTCGATCGAGTCGCCAGCGTATTGGACAAGCAGGTTCGTCTGGGAGACGACATCGCTTCGGCCCAAGCGGCGCTCGATTTGGCCGCCGAAGTTGCGGCTGACTCGGCCGAACTGCATGGCGCCCTGGCCGATAATCATCGCAACTCAGAGCGGGCGTTGTCATCGCTCGACGAGATGGTCTGGATTTGCGAATACCTGAACTCGCAATCGCCGCGACTGGCGATCACCCAGGCCAACTTGCGTCAGATCGATGAGATCCAGAAAGAAGCGGCGACGCTGAAGGAATCGGTCGGCGGTCTGGTAGAAAACGTCGAAACGATCCGAGGTTTGAATCGCTCGCTCTCTTCGGTTGTGACGACGACCGTTGGCATGCGAAGCGGTCTGGCCGAAATCATGCTGCTGGAACCGGCCGTCCGTCAGCTGGCGAGCAGCCATCGTGAACTGGAGCAACTGGTCAACGGAACGCCGCAACTGGACGTGCAATCGCGAGCCCGGCAGCTGATCGCCGAGCATGGCGAACCGAAGGAAACGGTCTACGTCAGCCAGAAGCCGTAACGAGAACACCGTGGCAGGAGTCCCGTGGCAAGAGTCCCGTGGCGAGGGCAGTCGCCGTCGGCGCGAAGCCCGTGGCAATAACCTGTTCTCTTCTCCTCTCTTCCGTGGCAACCTTGGGAGAGGGAACAAGTCAAGCGGAGCGTCGGCGGCTGGGATCAGCGAGACATGATCGCTGGTCCCCAGCGAAAGAGTCAATCTAACGACAACCTGTTTTACAACAGGATGTCGTGGACCGGGTGTTGTTCTTCAACGCCGGTCAATCGCATGTCGAGACCTTGGAACTGCACCGACAACTTGCGGTGGTCGATTCCCAGACAATGCAAAATTGTGGCGTTCAGATCATGGATATGAACCGGATTTTGCGTAATGTTGTAGCTGAATTCGTCGGTCTCGCCGTAGACGAGGCCCGGCTTAATTCCACCGCCGGCCATCCAGACGCTGAAACAGCGGGGGTGATGGTCACGACCGTAGTTCTCCTTCGACAGGCCTCCTTGGCTGTATACGGTGCGACCGAACTCGCCCCCCCAAACCACTAAGGTGTCGTCGAGCAGACCTCGTTGCTTCAGATCTTGAATCAACGCCCAGGCGGGTTGGTCGATGTCGCGGCACTGCTTGGGCAAATCGCCGGCGATGTTGCCATGTTGATCCCAACCACGATGGAAAATCTGCACAAACCGGACATCCCGTTCGATCATGCGACGCGCCATCAAGCAGCTCGAAGCGAACGTACCGGGCTTGGTCGCCTCGGGGCCGTACATATCCAGCGTATGTTGCGTCTCGCCGCTCATGTCGGTCAGTTCCGGAACCGACGTCTGCATGCGGAACGCCATTTCGTACTGGGCGATGCGGGATTGCGTCTCGGGATCGCCAATTTCGGCCAACGCTTGTTGGTTCATGCGGCCGAGCGAGTCGAGCATCTTGCGGCGGATGTCGCCGCTAACGCCGTCGGGATTCGATAAAAAGAGAATCGGGTCTCCTTGGCTGCGGAGCGAAACCCCTTGGTATTTGCTCGGCAAGAAACCGGAGCCCCACAGACGGTTGTAAAGCGCCTGGGCGTCGCGACGACCGCTCCAACTGGGCGTCATCACGACGAACGACGGCAAGTCTTTGTTTTCGGAGCCCAAACCGTAGCTGAGCCACGAACCAAGGCTAGGACGCCCCGGCAACTGATTGCCAGTACAAATGTAGGTGATCGCTGGATCGTGGTTGATCGCCTCGGTGTGCAGCGACTTGACGATTGCGATATCGTCCACCATTTTCGCGGTGTGGGGCAGCAGCTCGCTGACCCAGGCGCCTGACTTGCCGTGCTGCGTGAACTTGAACTTGGAGGGAGCGATCGGAAAACGCGTTTGTCCCGAGGTCATCGTCGTCAGACGTTGTCCTTGACGAACCGATTCGGGCAAGTCTTTGTCGTACCAGTCGCCCATCGTCGGTTTGTAGTCGAGCGTGTCCATCTGGCTCGGGGCGCCGGCCATGAACAGATAAATCGCTCGCTTCGCCTTGGGGGCGAAGTGAGGTACCGACGGCAAACCGCCGGAAGTCGACAGCGGCGCGGCGGCAGCCCGCTCTGGCAGCATCGAACTCAGTGCGGCGGTTCCCAGTCCTAAACCGCCAAGCTTAAAAAAGTGGCGGCGCGAGAGGGCTTGCCCATACTCTTGGCGAGGATCCATATCTCATCGTTCCTTGAATCGGACGGCTGGAAATTTCCGCCGGCGATCGCTAGTTCTTGGTAATGACTTCGTCCAGGTTCAGCGCCAAGTTGGCCGCCAAGGTCCATGCGGCGGCTGCGCTGAGGTCAATGCTCTCATCCCGCTTCACATCGCCGACCGCCACCAGCGCGGCGGCCGCATCGGGATTGGCGGAAAAATGCTCTGCGGCGGCATCCACCAGTTTCACCACTTCGGCAACTTCCTGCTCGTGCGGTTGGCGGCTCAGGCACAGCTGCAGCATCCACTCGGCCCGCTTTTTCGACGTGTCGCCACCCTCTTTGATCGCCCGGGCCCCCAGGGCGCGAGCCGCTTCAACAAACTGCGGGTCGTTCATCAACATCAGGGCCTGCAGCGGC
This sequence is a window from Blastopirellula retiformator. Protein-coding genes within it:
- a CDS encoding peptide ABC transporter substrate-binding protein, with amino-acid sequence MKFPLRYLLPLALLGLTAIALATVLQFSDLPPADFTFANGTEVKSVDPKMVTGVPEGRVIEALFEGLYQRLPDPADPTTMITAPGQATSYELSDDKLTYTFHIREDSVWTNGEPVTAHDWVFSWQRFLHPQLPSEYAYQLWYVKNAEKYSLSKVEVGDRVEIEMADRSGPKMSPAIDGNSEQHYPRGTIRSGILQEINVVTVGEDENAKTGKYFVVNVQPTKDGEIDWDADGETQTFVKLSEENVVLKKILKDVPDVQQVNFLTVHWDEVGIKATDDHTLVVTLANPTPYFLDLVAFYPMHPVNRTCIETYGYPRWTKPENIVSNGPFTLEFRRIRDRIRLRKNPKYWDAENVKLNIIDALAVQSDTTMLNMYMNGQIDWETSIPIPALEKLQERDAARDEGSLPDLRISPMLTTYFYRVNTTRPPLDNPSVRRALNLAIDKEEIVKYITRAGQVPADSLVPTGLPGYAGGHTGQYDPKEARRLLAEAGFPDGKGFPKIQILYNTHEAHKDIASVIQQQLKKNLQIDVELRNLEWSVYLASQKNLEFDLSRAAWTADYPDPNTFLDMFVTDGENNQTGWSNAEYDQLIHDAQSEPDPAKRLEMLSEAEQILMDEAPILPIYYYVSMNIVRPYVKNFYPNLQDLHPLHILEIDEAEKQRIFAAEGLR
- a CDS encoding ArsR/SmtB family transcription factor; protein product: MTLAQDYAYSSLSDRPATPRTFPPNENGSVSAETAPAPAPAPTGPDPLNDGTAKDLVQLFKLLADETRLRILCFLLQEKELNVRTLCELLGQSQPAVSHHLALMRVAGLVDSRRDGKHNFYRILPDRVGELLELLFQQTPGVANSELRVQEHCVRYFTVSQ
- a CDS encoding TlpA disulfide reductase family protein, whose protein sequence is MKPLRHIALAVMLPGLLAVGCAKPSAPGPSDTGEATVAPKPAAAAPPKEVTVRVLDYEGIRMLVESQRGKVVVVDYWATDCPPCLKEFPGLVDLDRQYADQGVVCVSVSLDYIGLPNKPAADYIPQVKPFLEKFGATFDNVLAGDDVDTMLEKLKLGSPPAVYVYAQDGTLAKRFDNSSVSSEEDAFTYADVESLVVELLAANHR
- a CDS encoding TrmH family RNA methyltransferase, giving the protein MSDFEHLRHKPPTALDEPRQLIVACCQLRSNVNLSRIVRTASCCAVSRVIVTGNMKIDPKIARDGAEQLPISRHRSLPPVLRDLKKEGYRLVGLEQTTNSVDIHHFSFVRNTVLVIGNERQGTPDDVLRLLDDVVEIPVYGMPYSFNVATATSMALYEFCRQFPTG
- the glmM gene encoding phosphoglucosamine mutase, coding for MKDPIISVSGLRGVVGESLTPEIAVKYVAAFAQQAAPGPILIARDGRPSGKPLAELIAGTLNFCGRDVIQADIAATPTVGVLTRQYGCGGAVQISASHNPPQYNGIKLMGQDGRVIPANQGERVLEAYRSGAAAWAPHEKLGATSPCDDTLSAHLEKVLAIVDVDTIRKRNFRVLLDSNEGAGSLLGRKLLEALGCEFEILGDQASGNFLHTPEPTEANLQGVRAKVVESGADIGFCQDPDADRLAIIDSAGRYIGEEYTVALCLNHVLTSRPGPVVINCATSLMNEAIAKKHGAPIFRSAVGEANVTDMMIAQGAVFGGEGNGGPIDPRVGYIRDSFVGMALILDTMAATSKTVGTLTDSIPRFEILKTTMPLDREQLAGSLDKLVAHFSTVDASRLDGLRFAWEDAWLLIRGSNTEPIVRIIAESPNIDRTEELCQEAAKVMQGA
- a CDS encoding phospho-sugar mutase, whose protein sequence is MSSEVDSLLSQVQGAVAAEKVTASAAENIQIWLTQPRYAAYASQVADLIKDEKWQALDDAFWTVIPFGTGGRRGRMNPVGSNAINERTIGESAQGLASYVKETVEGPLSCGIAYDTRHRSREFAELCARIMVANGIKVYFLDDYRSTPELSFLVRYKKCSCGIMVTASHNPPSDNAVKVYWSTGGQVLPPHDKAIIDRVMNVEALPLEVVFDEAVAKGDVEICTAEVDSAFIDVVKAQKFAGPRDLKLIYSPLHGVGASAVIPALEADGFTDIEVYGPHAEPDGDFPNVPGHVSNPENPVVFDAIIDRAKQVGAEFVMATDPDCDRVGCAAPVTSDLQGEWRTFNGNQIGALLCDYVLSKKKAGGSVAADSYVIKTLVTTEMVRRIADSYGVKTHGNLLVGFKYIGGTMDEVGPDNFLFGCEESHGYLVGQYARDKDAAVASMLLAELAADCKANGQTLHERLESLWWQHGYHAEHLLNQKMEGSEGMANMKKLMAKFREQPPRSLAGLKLERVRDYKNDVIVTPDGEKSPLGGPAGDMVILDLEEGNYVAVRPSGTEPKVKFYMFTFVEPEQLSLLDMAKEAMAERIAALESELKAFAAAT